The Mercurialis annua linkage group LG2, ddMerAnnu1.2, whole genome shotgun sequence genome contains a region encoding:
- the LOC126666710 gene encoding stem-specific protein TSJT1, with product MLAIFHKTFAHPPDELNSPASQNGTTKPKLPEETLNGFISRHPRNTFSMTFAGAAVLAYVRPDNPFTPQQRLFCGLEEIYCVFIGSLNNLCMLNRQYGLTKGSNEAMFIIEAYRTLRDRGPYPADQVVKDLEGTFAFVIYDSKAATVFVALGSDGGIELFWGIGGDGCVVICDDLEVIKASCAKSFAPFPPGFMFHSEGGLMSFEHPMNKVKAMQRTDSEGVICGADFKVDKYTRVNSLPRRGSEANWTEWDSHT from the exons ATGTTGGCAATATTTCACAAAACTTTTGCTCATCCGCCGGACGAGCTTAACAGCCCAGCTTCTCAAAACGGTACGACCAAACCTAAACTACCTGAAGAAACTCTGAATGGCTTCATTTCTCGTCATCCTCGTAACACTTTCAGTATGACCTTTGCCGGAGCTGCTGTTCTTGCCTATGTTCGTCCCGACAACCCTTTTACGCCACAACAACG GTTATTTTGTGGGCTGGAGGAGATATATTGTGTATTTATTGGGAGCTTGAACAATTTGTGCATGCTCAATAGACAATACGGTCTAACAAAGGGAAGCAATGAAGCTATGTTTATCATTGAGGCTTATAGAACACTGCGTGATCGAGGTCCATATCCAGCTGATCAAGTTGTTAAAGATCTTGAAGGAACTTTTGCTTTTGTTATCTATGATTCCAAAGCTGCTACTGTTTTTGTTGCACTG GGTTCTGATGGGGGAATAGAGCTTTTCTGGGGTATTGGAGGTGATGGTTGTGTTGTAATTTGTGATGATTTGGAGGTTATTAAAGCAAGCTGTGCTAAATCATTTGCCCCTTTTCCACCAG GATTTATGTTCCATAGTGAAGGGGGATTGATGAGCTTTGAGCATCCCATGAACAAAGTGAAAGCAATGCAGAGAACAGACAGTGAAGGAGTGATCTGCGGTGCTGACTTTAAAGTGGATAAATACACGAGAGTCAATAGCCTGCCACGTAGGGGAAGTGAGGCTAATTGGACCGAGTGGGACTCTCATACTTAG